In one Methanothrix sp. genomic region, the following are encoded:
- the guaA gene encoding glutamine-hydrolyzing GMP synthase has product MDVQRFIDNAIDEIRREVKGRAIIALSGGVDSSVCAVLAHRALGENLIPVYVDSGLMRRFESERIVELFSHLNLIKVDASERFLNALRGVTDPEQKRKIIGETFIRVFEEVASEVGAEYLIQGTIYPDRIESEGGIKSHHNVGGLPLHIEFKGIIEPMRDLYKDEVREVARALGLPMEISERMPYPGPGLAVRIVGEITKEKLEVVRTANAIVEEEISSFKPWQAFAAVIGKATGVKGDNRIYGWVVAVRAVTSRDAMTADVLELPWDALRRISSRITGEIPGVSRVVYDITPKPPGTIEFE; this is encoded by the coding sequence ATGGATGTTCAGCGTTTTATCGACAACGCAATAGATGAGATAAGGCGTGAGGTGAAGGGCAGGGCGATAATAGCCCTCTCAGGCGGTGTCGACAGCTCTGTCTGTGCAGTTCTCGCTCACAGGGCTCTTGGGGAGAATCTGATACCGGTCTATGTCGACAGCGGTCTCATGAGGCGTTTCGAGTCGGAGCGGATCGTGGAGCTCTTCAGCCATCTCAATCTCATAAAAGTGGATGCATCAGAGAGATTTCTGAACGCGTTGAGGGGAGTGACAGATCCGGAGCAGAAGAGGAAGATCATAGGCGAGACGTTCATCAGGGTTTTCGAGGAGGTTGCATCCGAGGTCGGCGCAGAGTATCTGATCCAGGGCACGATCTATCCTGACAGGATCGAGTCCGAGGGCGGGATAAAGTCGCATCACAATGTGGGCGGGCTGCCTCTACACATCGAGTTCAAGGGCATAATCGAGCCGATGCGCGATCTCTATAAAGACGAGGTCAGGGAGGTCGCAAGGGCGCTTGGCTTGCCGATGGAGATAAGCGAGAGGATGCCGTATCCAGGGCCAGGTCTCGCGGTCAGAATCGTTGGTGAGATAACAAAGGAGAAGCTGGAGGTCGTGCGAACCGCAAACGCGATAGTCGAGGAGGAGATCTCTTCATTCAAACCGTGGCAGGCGTTCGCGGCTGTTATCGGAAAGGCCACAGGCGTCAAGGGTGATAACAGGATCTACGGCTGGGTCGTCGCAGTGAGGGCAGTGACGTCGAGAGATGCCATGACGGCTGATGTCCTCGAGCTCCCCTGGGATGCGCTCAGAAGGATATCCTCAAGGATAACAGGCGAGATACCCGGGGTATCCAGGGTGGTGTACGACATCACCCCGAAACCGCCAGGCACAATAGAGTTCGAGTGA
- a CDS encoding MBL fold metallo-hydrolase, which produces MDIKWFGHSCFQITDSIGRTVVTDPPDESVGYTLPPIRADVVLVSHDHFDHNNVEAVMGSPIVIKHPGIYKAAGIEVKGVATYHDDAGGKLRGMNTVFCFTMDDIRVCHLGDLGHVLSDSEARAIGDVDILLIPVGGTFTIDARGALAVIDKLRPKLVIPMHYRTPALAFDLDPVDKFLKAARGRKVLGPEKLLHVSREDLSQQRIVLLEYVS; this is translated from the coding sequence GACCGTCGTGACCGATCCCCCCGATGAGAGCGTCGGCTACACGCTCCCGCCGATCAGAGCGGATGTCGTTCTAGTGAGCCACGATCATTTCGATCACAACAACGTGGAGGCGGTGATGGGATCGCCGATTGTGATAAAGCATCCTGGGATTTATAAAGCAGCTGGCATCGAGGTAAAGGGCGTTGCTACATATCATGATGATGCAGGAGGTAAATTGCGGGGCATGAACACGGTCTTCTGCTTCACCATGGATGACATCAGGGTGTGTCACCTGGGCGACCTGGGGCATGTGCTCAGTGACAGCGAGGCGAGGGCGATAGGCGATGTGGACATTCTTCTCATCCCTGTTGGGGGGACATTCACGATAGACGCGCGCGGTGCTCTTGCAGTCATAGACAAGCTCAGGCCGAAGCTCGTGATCCCCATGCATTACAGGACGCCGGCTCTGGCGTTCGATCTCGACCCTGTGGACAAGTTCCTGAAGGCAGCGAGAGGGCGGAAGGTTCTCGGGCCTGAGAAGCTTCTTCACGTATCCAGAGAGGATCTTTCTCAGCAGAGGATCGTGCTCCTGGAGTACGTCTCGTAG